A portion of the Myripristis murdjan chromosome 13, fMyrMur1.1, whole genome shotgun sequence genome contains these proteins:
- the LOC115370519 gene encoding uncharacterized protein LOC115370519, giving the protein MLQKMSSTPWHPFRQLGCSLGGGVCSIVTISIIMVVPILWSLGSRAEEKELAPLTSEYNHTTADIHRRKRELFQDTQWKPWGFDANSVKYEKPEHLNSWWSFIRFLSKRAPGTGPMLVAYKPLGNWNPLFNLTTDYEGCTKEAVEFTGHVNMQNPRGRRQWAITKRGCKKLAAAYTNAMYSNNSPEKTLRCWYMLCEDSFDPQPWLDLENVTPVEITMQTPVSETLTCVCNNGTGQFMGQSQCDTHVTGQMVIQTYAKEGISLAVHDTADSNLTMNIGKTQVVANNSLRYHVGLGIGFMYSNYWQCGNNTYEMLPINWNGCCYLVKLKVHNVMIMRGQESHLNRNKRALAQFHNIQSYHWRISLGEKWGIGILPWYGVTFLADHIDNITYTMSAFANETIKGFEYLSANDKSHRMTLLKHEMALDFLMARTGGLCITLNLTGDACNYSNRFSNRFMVFIGSGNVSGLQQLLTTSQVMMQQKWNSLT; this is encoded by the exons ATGCTTCAAAAGATGTCATCTACACCGTGGCATCCATTCAGACAACTTGGCTGTAGCCTAGGTGGAGGAGTATGCAGTATAGTAACCATCAGCATAATAATGGTGGTTCCAATTTTATGGAGCCTAGGCAGCCGAGCAGAAGAAAAGGAGTTGGCACCACTCACATCAGAGTACAACCATACAACAGCAGATATTCATCGTCGCAAGAGGGAGCTGTTTCAAGATACACAGTGGAAGCCGTGGGGTTTTGATGCCAACTCTGTGAAGTATGAAAAACCAGAGCACCTTAATTCTTGGTGGTCATTCATACGATTCCTGAGCAAAAGAGCTCCAGGCACTGGGCCTATGTTAGTTGCATACAAGCCTTTGGGAAACTGGAATCCATTGTTCAATCTGACCACAGATTATGAAGGATGCACCAAGGAGGCAGTAGAGTTTACTGGACATGTCAACATGCAGAATCCCAGAGGAAGACGCCAGTGGGCAATCACTAAACGTGGGTGCAAGAAACTTGCAGCTGCATACACAAACGCAATGTACTCCAACAACTCACCAGAGAAAACTCTCAGATGTTGGTACATGCTTTGTGAAGACAGCTTTGACCCCCAACCATGGCTGGACCTGGAAAATGTGACGCCAGTAGAAATTACAATGCAAACCCCGGTGTCAGAAACTctcacatgtgtgtgtaacaaCGGCACAGGACAGTTCATGGGACAGTCACAATGCGACACACATGTGACAGGACAAATGGTGATCCAGACCTATGCCAAAGAAGGAATCTCCTTAGCGGTACATGACACAGCAGACTCAAACCTAACAATGAACATTGGTAAGACACAAGTAGTGGCTAACAACAGTCTAAGATATCATGTTGGATTAGGCATAGGATTTATGTATTCCAATTATTGGCAATGTGGTAATAACACCTATGAAATGTTACCAATTAATTGGAACGGTTGTTGTTATTTGGTGAAATTGAAAGTACACAATGTGATGATAATGCGAGGGCAGGAGTCACACTTGAATCGAAACAAACGGGCATTGGCTCAATTCCACAATATTCAGTCATACCATTGGCGCATTTCTCTGGGTGAAAAATGGGGCATTGGCATTTTACCATGGTATGGGGTGACTTTTCTTGCAGATCACATTGACAACATCACATATACAATGTCAGCATTTGCAAATGAAACCATTAAAGGCTTTGAATATTTATCAGCTAATGATAAATCGCACCGAATGACACTGCTTAAACATGAAATGGCATTAGATTTCCTTATGGCTAGGACGGGGGGACTTTGCATAACATTGAATTTAACAGGCGATGCATGT AACTACAGCAATAGATTCAGCAACAGGTTCATGGTCTTCATCGGCTCAGGCAACGTATCTGGGCTTCAGCAACTACTGACGACGAGCCAGGTGATGATGCAACAGAAGTGGAACTCTTTGACTTGA